Proteins encoded together in one Colius striatus isolate bColStr4 chromosome 3, bColStr4.1.hap1, whole genome shotgun sequence window:
- the FBXW7 gene encoding F-box/WD repeat-containing protein 7 isoform X7 → MNQELLSVGSKRRRTGGSLRGNASSSQVDEEQMNRVVEEEEQQQQRRQQEEQHIGRNGETGGDEPGFDDRHESQQEQLEENNNRLITADEESTCNQEEDDDEHAGDQEEEVEEEEEMDQESDDFDQSDDSSREDEHANSNNVTNSNSLMDLPIHQSSPFYIKTKRCENNL, encoded by the coding sequence ATGAATCAGGAACTGCTCTCTGTGGGCAGCAAGAGACGACGAACTGGTGGATCTCTTCGAGGTAATGCTTCCTCAAGCCAAGTAGATGAGGAGCAGATGAATCGAGTTGTAgaagaggaggagcagcagcagcaaagacgACAACAAGAGGAGCAGCACATTGGGAGGAATGGAGAGACAGGAGGAGATGAACCTGGGTTTGATGACAGGCATGAGTCTCAGCAGGAGCaattagaagaaaataacaaTAGACTTATTACAGCAGATGAAGAGTCCACTTGTAACCAggaggaagatgatgatgaaCATGCTGGTGAtcaagaggaggaggtggaagaggaggaggaaatggaCCAGGAAAGTGATGATTTTGATCAGTCTGATGACAGCAGTAGAGAAGATGAACACGCTAACAGTAACAATGTCACAAATTCCAATAGCCTCATGGACTTGCCCATTCACCAGTCGTCACCATTCTACATAAAGACAAAG
- the FBXW7 gene encoding F-box/WD repeat-containing protein 7 isoform X8, whose amino-acid sequence MNQELLSVGSKRRRTGGSLRGNASSSQVDEEQMNRVVEEEEQQQQRRQQEEQHIGRNGETGGDEPGFDDRHESQQEQLEENNNRLITADEESTCNQEEDDDEHAGDQEEEVEEEEEMDQESDDFDQSDDSSREDEHANSNNVTNSNSLMDLPIHQSSPFYIKTKDCGL is encoded by the exons ATGAATCAGGAACTGCTCTCTGTGGGCAGCAAGAGACGACGAACTGGTGGATCTCTTCGAGGTAATGCTTCCTCAAGCCAAGTAGATGAGGAGCAGATGAATCGAGTTGTAgaagaggaggagcagcagcagcaaagacgACAACAAGAGGAGCAGCACATTGGGAGGAATGGAGAGACAGGAGGAGATGAACCTGGGTTTGATGACAGGCATGAGTCTCAGCAGGAGCaattagaagaaaataacaaTAGACTTATTACAGCAGATGAAGAGTCCACTTGTAACCAggaggaagatgatgatgaaCATGCTGGTGAtcaagaggaggaggtggaagaggaggaggaaatggaCCAGGAAAGTGATGATTTTGATCAGTCTGATGACAGCAGTAGAGAAGATGAACACGCTAACAGTAACAATGTCACAAATTCCAATAGCCTCATGGACTTGCCCATTCACCAGTCGTCACCATTCTACATAAAGACAAAG GATTGTGGGCTGTGA
- the FBXW7 gene encoding F-box/WD repeat-containing protein 7 isoform X6 — protein sequence MNQELLSVGSKRRRTGGSLRGNASSSQVDEEQMNRVVEEEEQQQQRRQQEEQHIGRNGETGGDEPGFDDRHESQQEQLEENNNRLITADEESTCNQEEDDDEHAGDQEEEVEEEEEMDQESDDFDQSDDSSREDEHANSNNVTNSNSLMDLPIHQSSPFYIKTKPEVYPCGIPVE from the coding sequence ATGAATCAGGAACTGCTCTCTGTGGGCAGCAAGAGACGACGAACTGGTGGATCTCTTCGAGGTAATGCTTCCTCAAGCCAAGTAGATGAGGAGCAGATGAATCGAGTTGTAgaagaggaggagcagcagcagcaaagacgACAACAAGAGGAGCAGCACATTGGGAGGAATGGAGAGACAGGAGGAGATGAACCTGGGTTTGATGACAGGCATGAGTCTCAGCAGGAGCaattagaagaaaataacaaTAGACTTATTACAGCAGATGAAGAGTCCACTTGTAACCAggaggaagatgatgatgaaCATGCTGGTGAtcaagaggaggaggtggaagaggaggaggaaatggaCCAGGAAAGTGATGATTTTGATCAGTCTGATGACAGCAGTAGAGAAGATGAACACGCTAACAGTAACAATGTCACAAATTCCAATAGCCTCATGGACTTGCCCATTCACCAGTCGTCACCATTCTACATAAAGACAAAG